A single window of Pyrus communis chromosome 10, drPyrComm1.1, whole genome shotgun sequence DNA harbors:
- the LOC137747738 gene encoding E3 ubiquitin-protein ligase RSL1-like, with amino-acid sequence MPFDCSPGQGQVERLPEIDLDYYTDDYEEDIELSTSIYHTPNTSLDGNDNDHLANLTKEIGGMIAYENFMCSSLSELGESSNISKVVDDPTDFVCTICVEHKEAHERFDIKICSHAYCIDCMVNYVASKLQENITSIRCPVPDCVGLLVPEYCRPILPPEVVDRWGSASCEAVILGSEKFYCPYKDCSAMLIDDGTEVVRQSGCPNCWRMFCVQCKVPWHEGIKCEEFLKLNKDEREKEDIMLMDLVQKQQWSRCPKCRFYVEKLVGCMFMMCRCRTAFCYRCGDVLMDNHNHYCPSCEGG; translated from the coding sequence ATGCCCTTTGATTGTAGTCCGGGTCAAGGTCAGGTAGAACGTCTGCCTGAAATCGACTTGGATTATTACACTGATGATTATGAGGAAGACATTGAACTCTCAACATCAATTTATCACACCCCCAACACTTCTCTTGATGGCAATGACAATGATCATCTCGCGAACCTGACAAAAGAAATCGGTGGTATGATTGCTTATGAGAACTTTATGTGTTCTTCTCTATCTGAACTTGGGGAGTCTTCTAATATTTCGAAGGTTGTTGATGACCCGACTGATTTTGTGTGTACAATCTGCGTGGAACACAAGGAAGCACACGagaggtttgacataaaaatttgCAGCCATGCATATTGTATTGATTGCATGGTCAATTACGTGGCCTCCAAGCTTCAAGAGAACATTACCAGCATTAGGTGCCCTGTTCCTGATTGTGTAGGGTTGCTGGTGCCGGAGTATTGCCGGCCGATTCTGCCTCCGGAGGTGGTTGATCGGTGGGGAAGTGCATCGTGTGAGGCCGTTATTCTTGGGTCAGAGAAATTTTACTGCCCCTACAAGGATTGCTCTGCAATGTTGATTGATGATGGGACAGAGGTTGTGAGGCAATCGGGGTGTCCGAATTGTTGGAGAATGTTCTGCGTTCAGTGTAAGGTTCCTTGGCATGAGGGGATCAAATGCGAGGAGTTTCTAAAGTTGAATAAGGATGAGAGGGAAAAGGAGGATATCATGTTGATGGACCTTGTGCAGAAGCAACAATGGAGCAGATGCCCCAAATGTAGGTTCTATGTGGAAAAATTGGTGGGTTGCATGTTCATGATGTGCAG